A genomic window from Megalobrama amblycephala isolate DHTTF-2021 linkage group LG2, ASM1881202v1, whole genome shotgun sequence includes:
- the LOC125263134 gene encoding NCK-interacting protein with SH3 domain-like isoform X1, with protein sequence MMYRSLFAFSSAERNALRFPAGETFLILERSSAHWWLATRCSSGETGYIPATYIEKIPAPEQDEVLQSIDRAIEAIHNVAMTNGGKYNLEQRDVLQKLIHHRKETLSRRSPTPSGHKQKIPSSSSEVSLSRTPQPPNGLSRAYSCQGSEPMSERSAGAPGLYQVPPHPRRAAPVTPPPPEKHRELRRIDPEVPTRVSSTSPAPSSVPAAGPSLSVSSASLDSSSSHSAVSSDVSLPSISSTPPPVPKRGKAPPPPPPDRSPQEEPTKKSPAPQLISAQAPPPSPDSSKKRPAPQPISSQPAAECQSDAEWPLAPPSVSLSPLGSPTQSAAVPTTIGAELIELVRKNTNLSYELSRVAVGVVVGHLQSALPKAGPELEHVLLSLVESKDQSSALPLGQVCHDEQRLQVIFGDLARHRDDSQQRSWALYEDHALIACYLEELLQILTDADPEVCKKMCRVNEFEAVLSLVSYYQMEHRVSLRLLLLKVFGAMCGLDAALISTLLNSVLTMELARDLQTDTHEHEKMCYSALLMAMIFSMGEQIPLHHYEHLNAAFLQFLLDVIEDGLPSDATEQLPDLFINLLLAFNLHLSVPETNMVMQALIKRHNVKILTEKLLLLLNRGEDPVCVFTHSPPAPHAVLKFLQDVFASRDTSDIFYRSDLMVMIDIAVRQISDLSPGDRMRMEYLSLMHAIMRSTDYLEHQHRLPDLRAALQRILGEEDCGEDPGSSASGQMDKLIVQQIYKEFPQICGN encoded by the exons ATGATGTATCGCTCTCTGTTCGCCTTCAGCTCTGCGGAGCGGAACGCGCTGCGCTTCCCCGCGGGAGAGACTTTCCTCATCCTCGAGCGCAGCAGCGCGCACTGGTGGCTCGCGACGCGCTGCAGCTCCGGAGAGACGGGATACATCCCCGCGACATATATTGAGAAAATACCG GCTCCAGAGCAGGATGAGGTGCTGCAGTCTATTGATCGAGCCATTGAAGCCATTCACAATGTGGCCATGACCAACGGAGGCAAATACAACCTGGAGCAGAGAGACGTCCTGCA GAAGTTGATCCACCACAGGAAGGAGACACTGTCCCGCAGAAGCCCGACTCCATCCGGCCACAAGCAGAAAATCCCATCATCCTCCAGCGAGGTGTCTCTGAGCCGCACGCCGCAGCCGCCCAATGGCCTGAGCCGAGCCTACAGCTGCCAGGGCAGCGAGCCGATGTCAGAGCGCAGCGCTGGTGCTCCTGGACTGTACCag GTTCCTCCTCACCCTCGTAGAGCGGCACCTGTAACTCCGCCTCCTCCGGAGAAACACCGGGAGTTACGACGCATCG aCCCGGAAGTGCCAACGAGAGTTTCCTCAACAAGCCCCGCCCCCAGCTCTGTACCTGCTGCTGGACCCTCTCTATCTGTCAGCTCCGCCTCCTTAGACTCCAGCTCCTCCCACTCAGCCGTTTCCTCAGATGTCAGTCTTCCCAGCATCAGCAGCACTCCGCCCCCTGTGCCAAAACGAGGCAAGGCTCCGCCCCCTCCTCCGCCTGACCGATCCCCCCAGGAAGAGCCTACGAAAAAGAGCCCAGCACCGCAACTGATTAGTGCACAGGCCCCGCCCCCTTCTCCAGACTCTTCTAAAAAGAGGCCAGCGCCTCAGCCAATCAGTTCACAGCCTGCTGCCGAATGCCAATCGGACGCGGAGTGGCCACTGGCCCCGCCCTCTGTTTCTCTCAGCCCCCTTGGTAGCCCCACCCAGTCTGCAGCCGTTCCCACGACGATCGGAGCGGAACTGATTGAACTGGTGCGCAAAAACACGAACCTTAGTTACGAGCTGTCGCGGGTTGCCGTGGGCGTGGTGGTGGGACACCTGCAGAGCGCTCTGCCGAAGGCGGGGCCGGAGCTGGAGCACGTGCTGCTGTCACTGGTGGAGAGTAAG GACCAGAGCTCGGCGCTGCCGCTCGGACAGGTGTGTCACGACGAGCAGCGGCTGCAGGTGATCTTCGGGGATCTGGCGCGTCACCGTGACGACTCTCAGCAGCGCAGCTGGGCGCTGTACGAAGACCACGCGCTCATCGCCTGTTACCTGGAGGAGCTGCTGCAGATACTG ACTGACGCCGATCCTGAGGTGTGCAAGAAGATGTGTCGTGTGAACGAGTTCGAGGCGGTTCTGTCGCTGGTGTCGTACTATCAGATG GAACACCGTGTGTCGCTGcggctgctgctgctgaagGTGTTTGGTGCCATGTGTGGTCTGGACGCTGCGCTCATCTCCACCCTCCTCAACTCCGTGTTGACCATGGAGCTGGCGCGAGACCTGCAGACGGACACTCACG AGCATGAGAAGATGTGCTACAGCGCGCTGCTGATGGCCATGATCTTCTCCATGGGCGAGCAGATCCCGCTGCATCACTACG aGCATCTGAACGCCGCGTTCCTGCAGTTCCTGCTGGACGTGATTGAGGACGGTCTGCCCTCCGACGCCACCGAGCAGCTGCCCGATCTCTTCATCAACCTGCTGCTGGCCTTCAACCTCCACCTGAGTG TACCGGAGACTAACATGGTGATGCAGGCGCTGATCAAGAGACACAACGTGAAGATTCTCACCGAGAAACTCTTATTACTGCTCAACAGAGGag aggATCCCGTCTGTGTGTTCACACACTCTCCTCCCGCGCCGCACGCCGTGCTCAAGTTCCTGCAGGACGTGTTTGCCAGTCGAGACACCTCAGATATCTTCTACCGCTCGGATCTGATGGTGATGATTGACATCGCGGTGAGGCAGATCTCAGACCTGTCGCCTGGCGATCGA ATGCGGATGGAGTATCTGTCTCTCATGCACGCCATCATGCGCTCCACCGACTACCTGGAGCACCAGCACCGGCTGCCGGACCTGCGGGCGGCGCTGCAGAGGATCCTGGGAGAGGAGGATTGTGGGGAGGATCCGGGCTCGAGCGCCAGCGGACAGATGGACAAACTCATCGTGCAGCAGATCTACAAGGAGTTTCCTCAAATCTGTGGGAACTGA
- the LOC125263134 gene encoding NCK-interacting protein with SH3 domain-like isoform X2 yields the protein MRSASAPEQDEVLQSIDRAIEAIHNVAMTNGGKYNLEQRDVLQKLIHHRKETLSRRSPTPSGHKQKIPSSSSEVSLSRTPQPPNGLSRAYSCQGSEPMSERSAGAPGLYQVPPHPRRAAPVTPPPPEKHRELRRIDPEVPTRVSSTSPAPSSVPAAGPSLSVSSASLDSSSSHSAVSSDVSLPSISSTPPPVPKRGKAPPPPPPDRSPQEEPTKKSPAPQLISAQAPPPSPDSSKKRPAPQPISSQPAAECQSDAEWPLAPPSVSLSPLGSPTQSAAVPTTIGAELIELVRKNTNLSYELSRVAVGVVVGHLQSALPKAGPELEHVLLSLVESKDQSSALPLGQVCHDEQRLQVIFGDLARHRDDSQQRSWALYEDHALIACYLEELLQILTDADPEVCKKMCRVNEFEAVLSLVSYYQMEHRVSLRLLLLKVFGAMCGLDAALISTLLNSVLTMELARDLQTDTHEHEKMCYSALLMAMIFSMGEQIPLHHYEHLNAAFLQFLLDVIEDGLPSDATEQLPDLFINLLLAFNLHLSVPETNMVMQALIKRHNVKILTEKLLLLLNRGEDPVCVFTHSPPAPHAVLKFLQDVFASRDTSDIFYRSDLMVMIDIAVRQISDLSPGDRMRMEYLSLMHAIMRSTDYLEHQHRLPDLRAALQRILGEEDCGEDPGSSASGQMDKLIVQQIYKEFPQICGN from the exons ATGCGCTCTGCTTCG GCTCCAGAGCAGGATGAGGTGCTGCAGTCTATTGATCGAGCCATTGAAGCCATTCACAATGTGGCCATGACCAACGGAGGCAAATACAACCTGGAGCAGAGAGACGTCCTGCA GAAGTTGATCCACCACAGGAAGGAGACACTGTCCCGCAGAAGCCCGACTCCATCCGGCCACAAGCAGAAAATCCCATCATCCTCCAGCGAGGTGTCTCTGAGCCGCACGCCGCAGCCGCCCAATGGCCTGAGCCGAGCCTACAGCTGCCAGGGCAGCGAGCCGATGTCAGAGCGCAGCGCTGGTGCTCCTGGACTGTACCag GTTCCTCCTCACCCTCGTAGAGCGGCACCTGTAACTCCGCCTCCTCCGGAGAAACACCGGGAGTTACGACGCATCG aCCCGGAAGTGCCAACGAGAGTTTCCTCAACAAGCCCCGCCCCCAGCTCTGTACCTGCTGCTGGACCCTCTCTATCTGTCAGCTCCGCCTCCTTAGACTCCAGCTCCTCCCACTCAGCCGTTTCCTCAGATGTCAGTCTTCCCAGCATCAGCAGCACTCCGCCCCCTGTGCCAAAACGAGGCAAGGCTCCGCCCCCTCCTCCGCCTGACCGATCCCCCCAGGAAGAGCCTACGAAAAAGAGCCCAGCACCGCAACTGATTAGTGCACAGGCCCCGCCCCCTTCTCCAGACTCTTCTAAAAAGAGGCCAGCGCCTCAGCCAATCAGTTCACAGCCTGCTGCCGAATGCCAATCGGACGCGGAGTGGCCACTGGCCCCGCCCTCTGTTTCTCTCAGCCCCCTTGGTAGCCCCACCCAGTCTGCAGCCGTTCCCACGACGATCGGAGCGGAACTGATTGAACTGGTGCGCAAAAACACGAACCTTAGTTACGAGCTGTCGCGGGTTGCCGTGGGCGTGGTGGTGGGACACCTGCAGAGCGCTCTGCCGAAGGCGGGGCCGGAGCTGGAGCACGTGCTGCTGTCACTGGTGGAGAGTAAG GACCAGAGCTCGGCGCTGCCGCTCGGACAGGTGTGTCACGACGAGCAGCGGCTGCAGGTGATCTTCGGGGATCTGGCGCGTCACCGTGACGACTCTCAGCAGCGCAGCTGGGCGCTGTACGAAGACCACGCGCTCATCGCCTGTTACCTGGAGGAGCTGCTGCAGATACTG ACTGACGCCGATCCTGAGGTGTGCAAGAAGATGTGTCGTGTGAACGAGTTCGAGGCGGTTCTGTCGCTGGTGTCGTACTATCAGATG GAACACCGTGTGTCGCTGcggctgctgctgctgaagGTGTTTGGTGCCATGTGTGGTCTGGACGCTGCGCTCATCTCCACCCTCCTCAACTCCGTGTTGACCATGGAGCTGGCGCGAGACCTGCAGACGGACACTCACG AGCATGAGAAGATGTGCTACAGCGCGCTGCTGATGGCCATGATCTTCTCCATGGGCGAGCAGATCCCGCTGCATCACTACG aGCATCTGAACGCCGCGTTCCTGCAGTTCCTGCTGGACGTGATTGAGGACGGTCTGCCCTCCGACGCCACCGAGCAGCTGCCCGATCTCTTCATCAACCTGCTGCTGGCCTTCAACCTCCACCTGAGTG TACCGGAGACTAACATGGTGATGCAGGCGCTGATCAAGAGACACAACGTGAAGATTCTCACCGAGAAACTCTTATTACTGCTCAACAGAGGag aggATCCCGTCTGTGTGTTCACACACTCTCCTCCCGCGCCGCACGCCGTGCTCAAGTTCCTGCAGGACGTGTTTGCCAGTCGAGACACCTCAGATATCTTCTACCGCTCGGATCTGATGGTGATGATTGACATCGCGGTGAGGCAGATCTCAGACCTGTCGCCTGGCGATCGA ATGCGGATGGAGTATCTGTCTCTCATGCACGCCATCATGCGCTCCACCGACTACCTGGAGCACCAGCACCGGCTGCCGGACCTGCGGGCGGCGCTGCAGAGGATCCTGGGAGAGGAGGATTGTGGGGAGGATCCGGGCTCGAGCGCCAGCGGACAGATGGACAAACTCATCGTGCAGCAGATCTACAAGGAGTTTCCTCAAATCTGTGGGAACTGA
- the prkar2ab gene encoding protein kinase, cAMP-dependent, regulatory, type II, alpha, B: MSVEVPAGLTDLLKGYTLEVLKQRPADLLEFAVQYFTCLRERRSSTRGSSSRSPVTRGVAFDQDSAPTDSSEEQEEEEKVEEEERVEEEEEEEEDEDDFPDDFTFKAPPPSKCNRRVSVCAEAYNPDEDEDEGSESRVIHHKSEAQRQRLQEACKDILLFKTLEQDQFAEVLDSMFEVLVKPHECIINQGDDGDNFYVIERGVFDILIQKDGVSLCVGCYDNKGSFGELALMYNTPRAATIRAAQEGALWALDRATFHRLIVKNNAKKRKMYERFIESVPLLKSLQLSERMKIVDVLGMKSFRDGELIIRQGDSADCFYIVESGEVRIMIKSRTNAGQRSNQEVEVARCTRGQYFGELALVTNKPRAASVYAAGDTKCLVIDVQAFERLLGSCKQILKRNISQYEQQLVAVFGSSIDLKH; the protein is encoded by the exons ATGAGCGTGGAGGTTCCGGCGGGTCTGACCGACCTGCTGAAGGGATACACGCTGGAGGTGCTGAAGCAGAGGCCCGCGGACCTGCTGGAGTTCGCGGTGCAGTACTTCACCTGTCTGAGGGAGCGGCGGAGCTCCACCCGCGGCAGCAGCAGCCGCTCCCCGGTGACCCGCGGCGTCGCCTTCGACCAGGACTCCGCGCCGACCGACTCCAGCGAGGAgcaagaggaagaggagaaggtggaggaggaggagagggtggaggaggaggaagaggaggaggaagatgaAGATGACTTTCCAGATGATTTCACTTTCAAAG CTCCTCCTCCCAGTAAATGCAACAGACGGGTATCAG TGTGTGCGGAGGCTTATAACCCTGATGAAGATGAAGACGAGGGCAGCGAGTCGCGGGTGATTCACCATAAATCGGAGGCACAGCGTCAGCGTCTGCAGGAGGCCTGCAAGGACATACTGCTGTTCAAGACGCTGGAGCAG GATCAGTTTGCAGAGGTGTTAGACAGCATGTTTGAGGTGCTGGTCAAACCACACGAGTGCATCATCAATCAGGGGGACGATGGCGATAACTTCTACGTCATCGAGAG GGGTGTTTTTGATATCCTGATCCAGAAGGACGGCGTCAGCCTCTGTGTGGGCTGCTATGATAATAAAGGCAGCTTCGGTGAACTCGCCCTCATGTACAACACGCCGCGCGCCGCCACCATCAGGGCCGCTCAGGAGGGGGCGCTCTGGGCGCTG GACAGAGCCACGTTCCACAGACTCATAGTGAAGAACAATGCCAAGAAGAGGAAGATGTACGAGCGCTTCATCGAGAGCGTGCCGCTGCTGAAGTCGCTGCAG cTCTCCGAGCGCATGAAGATCGTGGACGTCCTGGGGATGAAGAGCTTCAGAGACGGAGAGCTGATCATACGGCAG GGCGATTCGGCCGACTGCTTCTACATCGTGGAGTCTGGAGAAGTCCGGATCATGATCAAGAGCAGA ACTAACgcaggtcagaggtcaaacCAGGAGGTGGAGGTGGCGCGCTGCACGCGGGGCCAGTACTTCGGCGAGCTGGCGCTGGTCACCAATAAACCCCGGGCGGCGTCAGTGTACGCGGCAGGAGACACCAAGTGTTTAG TGATCGACGTGCAGGCGTTCGAGCGTCTGTTGGGTTCCTGTAAGCAGATCCTGAAGAGGAACATCTCGCAGTACGAGCAGCAGCTGGTGGCCGTGTTCGGATCCAGCATCGACCTCAAACACTGA
- the slc25a20 gene encoding mitochondrial carnitine/acylcarnitine carrier protein has translation MSKQQPISPLKNFFAGGFGGVCLVFAGHPLDTIKVRLQTQPKPRPGESALYGGTFDCFKKTLAKEGLRGLYKGMAAPIIGVTPMFAVCFFGFGLGKKLQQKTPDDVLTYPQLFVAGMLSGVFTTAIMAPGERIKCLLQIQQVSGEVKYAGPMDCVKQLYRENGIRSIYKGTALTLMRDVPASGMYFMTYEWLKYSLTPEGKSPTELSVPSILFAGGMAGIFNWAVAIPPDVLKSRFQTAPEGKYPNGFRDVLRELIREEGIGSLYKGFTAVMLRAFPANAACFLGFEVAMKFLNWIAPNL, from the exons ATGTCGAAGCAGCAGCCGATCAGTCCGCTGAAGAATTTCTTCGCCGGTGGATTCGGGGGAGTTTGTTTAGTGTTCGCGGGACACCCGCTGGATACCATCAAA GTGCGACTGCAGACGCAGCCCAAACCCCGTCCAGGTGAATCTGCGCTTTATGGCGGGACGTTCGACTGCTTCAAGAAAACCCTGGCGAAAGAG gGTTTGCGCGGGCTGTATAAGGGCATGGCGGCACCCATCATCGGAGTCACGCCCATGTTCGCCGTCTGCTTCTTCGGCTTCGGACTTGGAAAGAAACTGCAGCAGAAAACACCAGACGACGTTCTGAC gtatCCGCAGCTGTTCGTGGCCGGTATGCTGTCAGGTGTTTTCACCACGGCCATCATGGCTCCAGGAGAGAGAATCAAATGCCTCCTGCAG atCCAGCAGGTGTCCGGCGAGGTGAAGTACGCCGGGCCGATGGACTGCGTCAAGCAGCTGTACAGAGAGAACGGCATCCGCAGCATCTATAAAGGAACGGCTCTGACGCTCATGAGAG ATGTGCCGGCCAGTGGAATGTACTTCATGACGTACGAGTGGCTGAAGTACTCGCTCACGCCGGAGGGCAAGAG TCCGACGGAGCTCAGCGTTCCCAGCATTCTGTTTGCCGGCGGGATGGCAGGGATCTTCAACTGGGCCGTGGCGATTCCTCCCGACGTGCTGAAGTCTCGTTTCCAGACCG CTCCGGAGGGCAAATATCCCAACGGCTTCCGGGACGTCCTGAGGGAGCTGATTCGGGAGGAGGGCATCGGCTCGCTCTACAAAGGCTTTACTGCTGTGATGCTCCGAGCGTTTCCGGCTAACGCG GCCTGTTTCCTGGGGTTTGAAGTGGCCATGAAGTTTCTGAACTGGATTGCTCCAAATCTGTGA